In the genome of Fusobacterium necrogenes, one region contains:
- a CDS encoding ATP-dependent nuclease, with the protein MYLKELKITNWQCIKETKINFENLILFIGQSNSGKSSIISAIMFLLKYRNFRPKDIRNGSDYLSLEGHFYTHTKLNFKLNEIVITSNDIYLKIIKTSKNDTEYFILHDNIWIKIAESEYQTLTNNVPLLFIPSFSEKEQTKFFIISLLKILENKEIDQPKTLNKIVSTFSKLQNEYTSRGLYRNLIFEIFSTLTQYSKKLGESLLGNTLILFEEPEFYLHPQKQKELFYNICILTKLGTQIYVSTHSNNFINLHMYKSICIVRKNKNFGTKVFQFKGHLFSGDEIKNFNMNYWINPDRSELFFAKKVILVEGQTDKIVLGYLSKKLDIYKYDYSILECGSKSLIPQFIKLLNIFKIPYVAVYDKDNHFWRTPEEIENSTQKNKTIENSVKKEIGSCIAFENDIEEEIYQEKRERKNYKNKPFYALKTVTHKDFIIPKSLEKKIKFIFK; encoded by the coding sequence ATGTACCTAAAAGAACTAAAAATTACTAACTGGCAATGTATAAAAGAAACAAAAATAAATTTTGAAAATCTTATACTTTTTATTGGTCAAAGCAATAGTGGAAAATCTAGCATTATCTCAGCAATTATGTTTCTCTTAAAATATAGAAACTTTAGACCTAAAGATATTAGAAATGGATCTGACTATTTATCTCTTGAGGGGCATTTTTATACTCATACAAAATTAAATTTTAAATTAAATGAAATTGTTATTACTTCTAATGATATCTATTTAAAAATCATAAAAACATCTAAAAATGATACCGAGTATTTTATTTTACATGATAATATATGGATAAAAATCGCTGAAAGTGAGTATCAAACTTTAACAAACAATGTTCCACTTCTTTTTATTCCATCTTTTTCAGAAAAAGAGCAAACAAAGTTTTTTATTATCTCACTATTAAAAATACTCGAAAATAAAGAGATAGATCAACCAAAAACCTTAAATAAAATTGTATCTACTTTTAGTAAATTGCAAAATGAATATACTAGTAGAGGCCTATATAGAAATCTTATATTTGAAATATTTTCTACCTTAACTCAATATTCAAAAAAATTAGGAGAATCTCTTTTAGGAAACACTCTCATTCTTTTTGAAGAACCGGAATTTTATCTACATCCTCAAAAACAAAAAGAACTTTTTTACAACATATGTATACTCACAAAGCTTGGAACTCAAATATACGTCTCTACTCACTCTAATAATTTTATTAATTTACATATGTATAAGTCAATATGTATAGTTAGAAAAAATAAAAATTTTGGGACTAAAGTCTTTCAATTTAAAGGTCACCTATTTTCAGGAGATGAAATAAAAAACTTCAATATGAACTATTGGATAAATCCAGATAGAAGTGAATTATTCTTTGCTAAAAAAGTCATATTAGTAGAAGGCCAAACCGATAAAATAGTTTTAGGATATCTCTCTAAAAAATTAGATATATACAAGTATGATTATTCTATTTTAGAATGTGGTAGTAAAAGCCTCATTCCACAATTTATAAAACTATTAAATATTTTTAAAATTCCATATGTTGCTGTCTATGATAAGGATAATCATTTTTGGAGAACTCCAGAAGAGATTGAAAACTCAACTCAAAAAAATAAAACTATAGAAAATAGTGTAAAAAAAGAAATCGGAAGTTGTATAGCATTCGAAAATGATATTGAGGAAGAAATTTATCAAGAAAAAAGAGAAAGAAAAAATTATAAAAATAAACCTTTTTATGCATTGAAAACAGTTACTCATAAAGATTTTATTATTCCTAAAAGTTTAGAGAAAAAAATAAAATTCATTTTTAAATGA
- a CDS encoding murein L,D-transpeptidase catalytic domain family protein has product MLKKIFLVFILCSSILFGIDLRSEKSIKCIYKSLAIDEKLDYSTFLKAIQGYNKIKDKKPEYITIIDFSKPSSEERFFVIDLKNKKVDYSTYVSHGKNTGLDRAVKFSNNINSYQSSLGFYITKNTYDGSNGYSLRLVGLEPGINSNAMLRHIVIHGADYATKEFMEKYGFLGRSLGCPAIPENISKEIIDHIKGGTVLYINGNDEKYLVKSKYIQL; this is encoded by the coding sequence ATGTTAAAAAAAATTTTTTTAGTATTTATATTGTGCAGTAGTATCTTGTTTGGGATAGATTTAAGAAGTGAAAAAAGTATAAAATGTATTTATAAAAGTTTAGCTATAGATGAAAAATTAGACTATTCTACTTTTCTTAAAGCTATTCAAGGTTATAATAAAATCAAAGATAAAAAACCTGAATATATTACTATAATAGATTTTTCAAAACCATCTAGTGAAGAGAGATTTTTTGTAATTGATTTAAAAAATAAAAAAGTTGATTATTCAACATATGTAAGTCATGGAAAGAATACTGGATTAGATAGAGCAGTGAAATTTTCAAATAATATAAACTCTTATCAGAGCTCTTTAGGTTTTTATATAACAAAAAATACATATGATGGAAGTAATGGATATTCTCTAAGATTAGTAGGTTTAGAACCTGGAATAAATTCTAATGCTATGTTGAGACATATAGTGATACATGGAGCTGATTATGCTACCAAAGAATTTATGGAAAAATACGGGTTTTTAGGAAGAAGTCTGGGATGCCCTGCTATTCCAGAAAATATTTCAAAGGAGATAATTGATCACATAAAAGGAGGAACAGTTTTATATATCAATGGAAATGATGAAAAGTATTTAGTTAAAAGCAAGTATATCCAATTGTAA
- a CDS encoding threonine/serine exporter family protein, whose product MKQVLIEITSAAGSTLAFGIIFNLKGKKLIFASIGGALGWTIYILFKSSNHSTAFSFFCSAIGITIYSEIIARLLKTPVTSTLIASLIPLVPGSGIYFTMSYFIEGKNSEALQSGINTFMLTFAITSGIVVVSTFSQIYYKFKRYRNIKQKLKLRKRNIKFK is encoded by the coding sequence ATGAAACAAGTACTAATTGAAATTACTTCTGCAGCTGGAAGCACTCTAGCTTTTGGAATTATTTTTAATCTTAAAGGTAAAAAATTAATTTTTGCTTCTATTGGAGGAGCTTTAGGATGGACTATATATATCCTTTTTAAATCTTCCAATCACTCCACTGCTTTTTCTTTTTTTTGCTCAGCAATAGGAATAACAATATATTCAGAAATTATAGCTAGACTTTTAAAAACTCCTGTAACATCAACACTTATTGCTAGTTTAATTCCTTTAGTTCCTGGAAGTGGTATATATTTTACAATGTCATATTTTATAGAAGGAAAAAATTCAGAAGCTCTCCAAAGTGGTATAAATACTTTCATGTTAACTTTTGCTATTACCTCTGGTATAGTTGTAGTATCTACTTTCTCACAAATTTATTATAAATTCAAACGTTATAGGAATATTAAACAAAAATTAAAACTTAGAAAGAGAAATATAAAATTTAAGTGA
- a CDS encoding threonine/serine exporter family protein, which yields MINENEILTIANLAGKIALQSGAETYRVEDIITRICKHYGLNAQCFVSITCIITSVRNYKGELFCSVERIATRSTNLNKIHEINQVIRDLNKYSFNEFYNKIIFLNKEILYGKFIYFLAYSFGAFSFALLFKGGIKDGISAFIGGGVIFLISDLANKLETNTFFLNTLGGFFCTLLSYLSVQIGFTNTVSYSTIGTIMLLVPGISFTNAIRDLVAGDLLSGISRAVEALLIGVALAAGTGFALFLILKLGEFK from the coding sequence ATGATAAATGAAAATGAAATCTTAACAATTGCTAACTTAGCTGGAAAGATAGCCTTACAAAGTGGTGCTGAGACCTACAGAGTAGAAGATATAATCACAAGGATTTGTAAACATTATGGACTTAATGCTCAATGCTTTGTATCTATTACATGTATAATAACATCTGTACGTAATTATAAAGGAGAACTGTTCTGCTCTGTAGAAAGAATAGCAACTAGAAGTACAAATTTAAATAAAATTCATGAAATAAATCAAGTTATTAGAGATTTAAATAAATATAGCTTCAATGAATTTTATAATAAGATTATTTTTTTAAACAAAGAAATTCTATATGGTAAATTTATCTATTTTTTAGCTTATTCCTTTGGTGCTTTTTCTTTTGCTCTACTCTTTAAAGGTGGAATAAAAGATGGAATTAGTGCCTTTATTGGTGGGGGAGTTATATTTTTAATTTCTGATTTAGCAAATAAATTAGAAACAAATACCTTTTTTTTAAATACTTTAGGAGGTTTTTTTTGCACACTTCTTTCATATTTAAGTGTACAAATAGGTTTTACTAATACTGTATCTTACTCCACTATAGGTACCATTATGCTCTTAGTTCCAGGTATTTCTTTTACTAATGCTATTAGGGATTTAGTGGCTGGAGATTTACTTTCAGGAATATCCCGAGCTGTTGAAGCATTATTAATTGGAGTCGCTCTTGCAGCTGGAACTGGTTTTGCTCTATTTTTAATTTTAAAATTAGGTGAATTTAAATGA
- a CDS encoding tRNA1(Val) (adenine(37)-N6)-methyltransferase, whose translation MINENQFETIIDLLQKKMKIIQRTDHFAFSIDSLLVAEFATITRNNKNIIDLGTGNGVIPLFLSQKTKAHITGIEIQSISSNLAKRNITLNNLQEQITIINDDMKNWKKYFNKESFDLVITNPPFFRFCGEEKQLNDLTQLSLARHEISINLDSLLETASNLLKHKGYFVMVHRVDRLTDIIETMKKYSIEPKKIQFCYTKIEKEGKILLIEGIKNGSPNLRVLPPLIIHDENGNYSKVILEMFK comes from the coding sequence ATGATAAATGAAAACCAGTTTGAAACTATTATTGATCTTCTACAAAAAAAAATGAAAATTATTCAAAGAACTGATCACTTCGCTTTTTCTATAGATTCTCTTCTAGTAGCTGAGTTTGCAACCATTACCAGAAATAATAAAAATATAATTGACTTAGGTACAGGAAATGGAGTAATTCCACTTTTTTTATCACAAAAGACAAAAGCACATATTACTGGAATTGAAATCCAAAGCATTTCAAGTAACCTTGCTAAAAGAAACATAACCCTAAATAACTTACAAGAACAAATTACTATAATTAATGACGATATGAAAAACTGGAAAAAATACTTCAATAAAGAAAGTTTTGATTTAGTCATCACTAATCCACCATTTTTTCGATTTTGTGGCGAAGAAAAACAATTAAATGACTTAACTCAACTTTCTCTAGCAAGACATGAAATTAGTATAAATTTAGATTCATTACTTGAAACTGCTTCTAATCTTTTAAAGCATAAAGGTTATTTTGTAATGGTACATAGAGTGGACAGGCTGACTGATATTATTGAAACAATGAAGAAATACTCTATTGAACCTAAAAAAATACAATTTTGTTATACAAAAATTGAAAAAGAAGGAAAAATTCTTTTAATAGAAGGAATAAAAAATGGAAGTCCCAATCTTAGAGTTCTACCTCCATTAATTATTCACGATGAAAATGGTAATTACTCAAAAGTTATTCTAGAAATGTTTAAATAG
- a CDS encoding GntP family permease → MIFGTIGIIVSLILLMYLAYRGVSVLILAPVLACFAAVMGGLDTGNIHILATYTETFMSNLATYVRNFFPIFLLGAIFGKVMDDTGSAKSISYFICEKLGKEKAILAIVLACGILTYGGVSLFVVAFAVYPVAAELFKEAGIPKRFVPGTIALGAFTFTMTALPGTPQIQNAIPMAYFGTDVYAAPILGIVGSLVMCGLGLLWLQRRANAAMAKGEGYGNHDDNKQANEIVDHSKLPSFIVAISPIILVLVVSFIFSKFIFPAMNLDYLSSYNTTAGKVIGNWSLIISLLVSVAVSILLNLRRMNNVLKTLSDGVQGSFLAIMNTASEVGYGNVIAGLAAFAVVKGALLGLSSNPLISEAVSVSALAGITGSASGGLSIALSALGETYLREATALNIDPQVLHRIAAMACGGLDTLPHNGAVITLLAVTGMTHKESYADIGMCTVIIPAIAVAICIILATFGIV, encoded by the coding sequence ATGATTTTTGGTACTATTGGTATTATTGTATCACTTATTTTATTGATGTATTTAGCCTATAGAGGAGTTTCCGTTTTAATTTTAGCTCCTGTTCTTGCTTGTTTTGCTGCTGTTATGGGAGGATTAGATACTGGAAATATTCACATACTAGCTACTTATACTGAAACTTTCATGTCTAACCTAGCTACATATGTTAGAAATTTCTTCCCTATCTTCTTATTAGGAGCAATTTTCGGTAAAGTTATGGATGATACAGGTTCTGCCAAATCAATCTCTTATTTCATCTGTGAGAAATTGGGGAAAGAAAAAGCAATCTTAGCAATTGTATTAGCTTGTGGTATTCTAACTTATGGTGGTGTTTCTTTATTCGTCGTGGCTTTTGCAGTTTATCCTGTTGCAGCTGAATTGTTTAAAGAAGCTGGAATTCCAAAAAGATTTGTCCCTGGAACAATTGCATTAGGAGCATTTACATTTACTATGACTGCTCTTCCTGGTACTCCACAAATACAAAATGCTATTCCTATGGCATACTTTGGTACTGATGTATATGCTGCACCTATTTTAGGTATTGTTGGTTCTCTAGTTATGTGTGGTCTTGGACTTCTTTGGTTACAAAGACGTGCTAATGCTGCCATGGCTAAAGGAGAAGGATATGGTAATCACGATGATAATAAACAAGCTAATGAAATTGTAGACCATAGTAAATTACCTAGCTTTATTGTAGCTATTTCTCCTATAATATTAGTTCTTGTTGTAAGTTTTATCTTTTCTAAGTTTATATTCCCAGCTATGAATTTAGATTATTTATCTAGTTATAATACTACTGCTGGAAAAGTTATTGGAAACTGGAGTTTGATCATATCACTCTTGGTTTCTGTTGCTGTATCTATTTTATTGAACTTAAGAAGAATGAATAATGTTTTAAAAACTCTAAGTGATGGTGTACAAGGTTCTTTTTTAGCTATAATGAATACTGCTTCTGAAGTTGGTTATGGAAATGTTATAGCTGGGCTTGCTGCATTTGCTGTTGTTAAAGGAGCTTTATTAGGACTTTCTTCAAATCCACTTATATCTGAAGCTGTTTCTGTATCTGCACTTGCTGGTATTACTGGTTCTGCTTCTGGAGGTTTAAGTATTGCTCTATCTGCTTTAGGTGAAACTTATCTTAGAGAAGCTACAGCACTTAATATTGACCCTCAAGTCTTACATAGAATAGCTGCTATGGCCTGTGGAGGTTTAGATACTCTTCCTCATAATGGAGCCGTTATCACTTTGCTTGCTGTTACTGGAATGACTCATAAGGAATCTTATGCTGATATTGGTATGTGTACAGTTATTATTCCTGCAATTGCAGTTGCTATATGTATTATACTTGCAACTTTTGGTATTGTATAA
- a CDS encoding LysR family transcriptional regulator yields MNIKALNYFIKVVDEGGFTAASKKLFLCQSALSKSIKNFETELGVVLIDRSSKNFKLTPEGQIFYENGNLALKIIKEQLDRLLDSVSLEKGKIKIGIPPVISTIYFTTVIQKFRELYPSIKLITVEAGANTIKEKVENGEIDIGVIILPFDSEHFNVIPIFLSDNVVIVHKSHPFAKFSEISFIDLKDQNFISLNETYMLYDKILEKCKAFNFTPNIICTSSQWDFIAEMVSLNQGVSILPRPILSKFHSKNIKILNIKEGFPWNVALITTKNKYISKASKIFIEFTKELARPKK; encoded by the coding sequence ATGAATATAAAAGCCTTAAATTATTTCATAAAAGTTGTCGATGAAGGTGGATTTACTGCCGCTTCTAAAAAATTATTTCTCTGTCAATCTGCTCTTAGTAAATCTATAAAAAATTTTGAAACCGAATTAGGAGTCGTTCTTATTGATCGTTCTTCTAAAAATTTTAAACTTACACCAGAAGGACAAATTTTTTATGAAAATGGTAATTTAGCTCTCAAAATTATAAAGGAACAACTAGATAGATTACTAGATAGTGTCAGCCTTGAGAAAGGGAAAATAAAAATAGGTATTCCTCCAGTAATTAGTACTATCTATTTTACCACAGTAATTCAAAAATTCAGAGAACTATATCCTTCTATTAAATTGATTACAGTAGAAGCTGGTGCCAATACTATAAAGGAAAAAGTCGAAAATGGAGAAATTGATATAGGAGTTATTATTTTACCATTTGACTCCGAGCATTTTAACGTCATTCCTATTTTTTTATCAGATAATGTTGTTATTGTGCATAAAAGTCACCCTTTTGCAAAGTTTTCAGAGATCTCTTTTATAGATTTAAAAGATCAAAATTTCATATCTCTTAATGAAACATATATGCTCTATGATAAAATTTTAGAAAAGTGTAAAGCCTTTAATTTTACTCCCAATATTATCTGTACAAGTTCCCAATGGGATTTTATTGCTGAAATGGTTTCATTGAATCAAGGAGTTAGTATTCTTCCTAGACCAATTTTGAGTAAATTCCATTCAAAAAATATCAAAATTCTCAATATTAAAGAGGGATTCCCCTGGAATGTAGCCTTAATTACCACCAAAAATAAATACATATCTAAAGCCAGTAAAATTTTTATTGAATTTACAAAAGAGTTAGCTCGTCCTAAAAAGTAA
- a CDS encoding acyl CoA:acetate/3-ketoacid CoA transferase: MSGKFISAKEAVKLIKDDSMILAEGFVSICTADEVLYELEKSYLETGKPKNLGIMFAAGFGNAKAGTGLNRFAHKGMVKRVIGGHWGLAPELASLANSNELEGYNFPQGVISQMFRDMAANKPGTISHVGLGTFVDPDLDGGKLNSITKEDLVEKLHLNGRDVLFYKGQKGDVALLKGTTADCEGNISLEEEPLTLEVLSIATAVKNNGGIVIVQVKNKLEDGYLQPKDVKIPGVMVDYVVVAEKPEFRMQTLTEEFNETFVTRRKVEPPVMPPVALDERKIIARRCAMLLTRDKKILNYGIGMPEMIANVLNEEGQEEYFVPTVEPGAIGGTPAGGANFGASVYPRVIIDQAYQFDFYDGGGIDAAFLGLAQCDRDGNINVSKFGPKIAGCGGFINITQNAKEVIFCGTFTAGGLKLDVNEGKLIIKNEGKIKKFINNVEQITFSGNLAKENQKKVTYVTERAVFELRKEGVTLVEIAPGVDLEKDILAQMDFVPVIAEDLKLMDSRIFKNEKMGLKL; this comes from the coding sequence ATGAGCGGTAAATTTATTAGTGCAAAAGAAGCTGTTAAACTTATTAAAGATGACTCAATGATATTAGCAGAAGGATTTGTTTCTATATGTACTGCCGATGAGGTGTTATATGAGTTAGAAAAATCATATTTAGAAACTGGAAAGCCTAAAAATCTAGGGATTATGTTTGCTGCTGGATTTGGAAATGCTAAGGCAGGAACTGGATTGAATAGATTTGCTCATAAAGGAATGGTAAAAAGAGTTATAGGAGGGCATTGGGGATTAGCACCAGAATTAGCTAGTCTTGCTAATTCAAATGAATTAGAAGGATACAATTTTCCTCAAGGAGTTATATCACAAATGTTTAGAGATATGGCAGCTAATAAGCCGGGGACAATATCTCATGTAGGATTAGGAACATTTGTTGATCCGGATTTAGATGGAGGAAAATTAAATAGTATAACTAAAGAAGATTTAGTTGAGAAACTTCATTTAAATGGTAGAGATGTTTTATTCTATAAAGGACAAAAAGGTGATGTAGCTCTTTTAAAAGGAACAACTGCAGATTGTGAAGGAAATATTTCATTAGAAGAAGAACCATTAACATTAGAGGTTTTATCTATAGCTACTGCTGTAAAAAATAATGGAGGTATAGTGATAGTTCAAGTAAAAAATAAACTTGAAGATGGATATCTTCAGCCAAAAGATGTTAAAATACCAGGGGTAATGGTAGACTATGTTGTAGTTGCAGAAAAACCAGAATTTAGAATGCAGACATTGACAGAAGAATTTAATGAAACATTTGTTACAAGAAGAAAAGTTGAACCACCAGTGATGCCACCAGTAGCATTAGATGAAAGAAAAATAATAGCTAGAAGATGTGCAATGCTTTTAACAAGAGATAAGAAAATTTTGAACTATGGAATAGGAATGCCAGAGATGATTGCAAATGTATTAAACGAGGAAGGACAGGAGGAATATTTTGTTCCAACTGTAGAGCCAGGAGCAATAGGAGGGACACCAGCAGGAGGGGCAAATTTTGGAGCGTCAGTATATCCAAGAGTTATAATAGATCAAGCTTATCAATTTGATTTTTATGATGGTGGAGGAATTGATGCAGCATTTTTAGGATTGGCGCAATGTGATAGAGATGGAAATATTAATGTTTCAAAATTTGGACCAAAAATAGCTGGTTGTGGAGGATTTATTAACATAACTCAAAATGCAAAAGAAGTTATTTTTTGTGGGACATTTACTGCAGGAGGACTTAAGTTAGATGTAAATGAAGGTAAGTTGATTATAAAAAATGAAGGGAAAATTAAAAAGTTTATTAACAATGTAGAACAGATAACATTTAGTGGAAATCTTGCAAAGGAAAATCAGAAAAAAGTAACTTATGTAACAGAAAGAGCTGTATTCGAATTAAGAAAAGAAGGGGTTACATTAGTAGAGATAGCTCCTGGAGTAGATTTAGAAAAAGATATTTTAGCTCAAATGGATTTTGTACCAGTAATAGCAGAAGACTTAAAATTGATGGATTCAAGAATATTCAAGAATGAAAAAATGGGATTAAAATTATAA